The Lucilia cuprina isolate Lc7/37 chromosome 5, ASM2204524v1, whole genome shotgun sequence genome includes a window with the following:
- the LOC111683765 gene encoding E3 ubiquitin-protein ligase mind-bomb has product MACAATAAGKDANTGSTNTGLVAAATGGGGGASGATASTSSSSVAGAVGGAGSSSAAITAGASQSNGGSVINRQSRFAMEGVGARVIRGPDWKWGKQDGGEGHVGTVRNFESSEEVVVVWDNGTAANYRCAGAYDLRILDSAPTGIKHDGTMCDTCRQQPIFGIRWKCAECVNYDLCSICYHGDKHHLRHRFYRIATPGGERTMIEPRRKSKKVAVRGIFPGARVVRGVDWQWEDQDGGVGRRGKVNEIQDWSSASPRSAAYVVWDNGAKNLYRVGFEGMADLKVVNDVKGNTVYRDHLPLLGENGPGKGPHGFQIGDKVTVDLDLEIVQSLQHGHGGWTDGMFECLNNVGLVVGIDEDHDIVVGYNSGNRWTFNPAVLTKVASPTTAPPEFQVGDIVKICSDVESIKQMQKGHGEWADAMQLTLGKVGRVQQVYHDNDLKVEVGNTSWTYNPLAVTKVASANADGSCVPVISSGERLSAILKHLFEPSVSGDATEEFVKAAANGYAQRCEEYLTGAVQASSSSSSGAAASSSSAGAAQTVNTIADVNGVFAGHTALQAASQNGHIEVIQILLCHNVDVEIEDKDGDRAVHHAAFGDEPAVIELLSKAGADLNARNKRRQTALHIAVNKGHLNVVKTLLSLGCHPSLQDSEGDTPLHDAISKEHDEMLSLLLDYGADITLTNNNGFNALHHASLKGNPSAMKILLTKTNRPWIVEEKKDDGYTALHLAALNNHVEIAELLVHMGKANMDRQNVNLQTALHLAVERQHVQIVKLLVQEGANLNIPDKDGDTPLHEALRHHTLSQLKQLQDVEGFGKLLMGLRNPNNKKASASIACFLAANGADLTLKNRKLQTPLDLCPDPNLCKNLVKCYNERKTDDTDLPGNVAGTSTRAKALAHTSAAANPRPLSAAVASSSASANAAVTANMPKHTVAATGSVNGGLNTLVQDLTQSLHITSSAANNDTTNASTLEECFLCSDYKRDTVFKPCGHVCCCDNCAPRVKKCLICRETVSSREKIDECLVCSDRRAAVFFKPCGHMVACENCSSLMKKCVLCRTQIEEIMPYSLCCGGEGSIEKVHNPNMHNENEKPQAMLPTGGGINTSGHGVAMNNTLTTTPNGNAAQQVQSQNNLLAAAAAANNANNSGLVAPSNVNNFQMDDVQKLKQQLQDIKEQTMCPVCFDRMKNMVFLCGHGTCQNCGDQIDGCPICRKTVEKRILLF; this is encoded by the exons ATGGCTTGTGCAGCAACAGCTGCAGGTAAAGATGCCAATACAGGAAGCACAAATACGGGTTTAGTAGCAGCTGCTACTGGTGGTGGAGGTGGAGCAAGTGGAGCTACGGCTTCTACGTCAAGTTCATCGGTAGCAGGGGCTGTGGGTGGTGCAGGTTCTTCATCAGCGGCCATAACAGCTGGTGCTTCACAATCGAACGGTGGTAGTGTTATAAATCGTCAGTCACGTTTTGCCATGGAAGGTGTAGGCGCTCGAGTTATAAGAGGTCCCGATTGGAAATGGGGTAAACAG gatgGTGGGGAAGGTCATGTTGGCACTGTGCGAAATTTCGAATCTTCCGAAGAAGTTGTAGTAGTCTGGGATAATGGTACCGCGGCTAATTATCGTTGCGCCGGCGCTTACGATTTACGTATATTGGATAGTGCTCCGACGGGTATTAAACATGATGGCACCATGTGTGATACGTGCCGTCAACAGCCGATATTTGGTATACGTTGGAAGTGTGCCGAGTGTGTTAACTATGACTTGTGTTCGATTTGTTATCATGGCGATAAGCATCATTTAAGACATCGTTTTTATCGCATTGCAACACCGGGTGGTGAACGTACTATGATTGAACCAAGACGTAAATCGAAGAAAGTAGCAGTACGTGGTATTTTTCCGGGTGCGCGTGTAGTACGCGGTGTTGACTGGCAATGGGAAGATCAAGATGGTGGTGTTGGTCGTCGTGGTAAAGTTAATGAAATACAAGACTGGTCTTCGGCATCACCACGTTCCGCCGCCTATGTTGTTTGGGATAATGGTGCAAAGAATCTGTATCGTGTGGGTTTTGAGGGAATGGCTGATTTGAAG GTCGTCAACGATGTCAAAGGCAATACAGTTTATCGCGATCATCTTCCCCTGCTGGGAGAAAATGGCCCTGGCAAAGGACCACATGGTTTTCAAATTGGCGATAAAGTCACTGTCGATTTGGACTTGGAAATTGTACAATCTTTACAACATGGTCATGGCGGTTGGACCGACGGTATGTTTGAGTGTCTCAATAATGTTGGCCTCGTAGTGGGTATCGATGAAGATCATGACATAGTAGTTGGCTACAATTCCGGTAATCGTTGGACCTTTAATCCAGCCGTACTTACCAAGGTAGCTTCACCAACAACGGCACCACCCGAATTTCAAGTTGGTGATATTGTTAAGATATGTTCAGATGTCGAGAGTATTAAACAAATGCAAAAGGGTCATGGTGAATGGGCCGATGCTATGCAATTGACTTTGGGTAAAGTGGGTAGAGTACAACAGGTCTATCATGATAATGATTTAAAGGTAGAGGTGGGTAATACCTCTTGGACTTATAATCCATTGGCGGTAACAAAAGTGGCATCCGCTAATGCAGATGGCAGTTGTGTGCCCGTAATATCGAGTGGTGAACGTTTGTCGGCAATTCTAAAGCACTTATTTGAGCCTAGTGTTTCGGGAGATGCTACCGAGGAGTTTGTTAAGGCAGCGGCTAATGGTTATGCG CAACGTTGTGAGGAGTACTTAACCGGAGCGGTGCAGGCTTCTAGCAGTTCTTCTTCCGGAGCTGCAGCCTCCTCCTCCTCAGCGGGCGCTGCACAAACTGTTAATACCATAGCCGATGTTAATGGTGTGTTTGCTGGTCATACCGCTTTACAGGCTGCTAGCCAAAATGGTCACATTGAAGtcatacaaattttactttGCCATAATGTGGACGTTGAAATCGAAGATAAAGACGGCGATCGTGCTGTACATCATGCTGCCTTTGGTGATGAACCGGCCGTTATTGAATTACTCTCAAAGGCAGGAGCCGATCTTAATGCACGCAATAAACGACGTCAGACGGCTTTACATATAGCCGTCAATAAGGGACATTTGAATGTGGTAAAGACTTTATTGAGTTTGGGTTGCCATCCCAGTTTGCAAGACTCAGAAGGTGATACTCCTTTGCATGATGCCATTTCTAAGGAACACGATGAAATGTTAAGTTTACTTTTGGATTATGGCGCTGATATAACACTCACCAATAATAATGGTTTCAATGCTTTACATCACGCATCTCTTAAGGGCAATCCTAGTGCTATGAagattttgttaacaaaaaccaATCGTCCTTGGATTGTGGAAGAAAAGAAAGATGATGGTTATACCGCTTTACATTTGGCCGCATTAAATAATCATGTAGAAATAGCTGAACTTTTGGTACATATGGGTAAAGCCAATATGGATAGACAAAATGTTAATCTACAGACGGCTTTACATTTGGCAGTGGAACGTCAACATGTGCAAATTGTTAAGCTGTTAGTACAGGAGGGTGCCAATCTTAACATTCCCGATAAAGATGGTGATACACCGTTGCACGAAGCCCTAAGGCATCACACTTTGTCTCAACTAAAACAATTGCAAGATGTCGAGGGTTTTGGTAAACTATTAATGGGTCTTAGAAATCCTAATAATAAAAAGGCTTCGGCTTCCATAGCCTGTTTTTTGGCGGCAAATGGAGCTGATTTAACTCTAAAGAATCGTAAATTGCAAACACCTTTAGATTTGTGTCCCGATCCGAATTTATGCAAGAATTTAGTAAAATGTTATAATGAACGCAAAACAGATGATACAGATTTACCGGGTAATGTGGCTGGCACCAGTACAAGAGCTAAAGCTTTGGCCCACACCTCGGCTGCAGCCAATCCAAGACCTTTATCAGCAGCCGTAGCATCTAGTTCGGCATCGGCTAATGCCGCTGTAACTGCTAATATGCCTAAACATACGGTAGCAGCTACGGGTTCAGTTAATGGTGGTCTAAATACATTGGTTCAGGATCTAACACAATCTTTGCATATAACTTCCTCAGCAGCCAATAATGATACAACTAATGCTTCCACTTTGGAGGAATGTTTCTTATGTTCAGATTATAAACGAGATACGGTATTTAAG CCTTGTGGCCATGTTTGCTGTTGCGACAATTGTGCTCCACGCGTTAAGAAATGTTTGATATGTCGTGAAACTGTTTCTTCACGTGAAAAAATCGATGAATGTTTGGTATGTTCAGATCGTCGGGCTGCAGTATTCTTTAAACCCTGTGGTCATATGGTAGCCTGTGAAAATTGTTCCAGTTTAATGAAGAAATGTGTATTATGTCGTACACAAATTGAAGAAATCATGCCTTATTCTTTATGCTGTGGCGGTGAGGGTAGCATAGAAAAG GTGCATAATCCTAATATgcataatgaaaatgaaaagcCACAAGCTATGCTGCCCACTGGTGGTGGTATTAATACTTCCGGTCATGGTGTGGCCATGAATAACACTTTAACCACAACACCCAATGGTAATGCTGCCCAACAGGTACAATCACAAAATAATCTATTAGCTGCGGCAGCTGCTGCAAATAATGCCAACAATAGTGGTCTGGTAGCACCATCCAATGTTAATAATTTCCAAATGGATGATGTACAAAAACTCAAACAACAATTACAGGATATTAAAGAACAG ACCATGTGTCCCGTATGTTTTGATCGTATGAAAAATATGGTTTTCCTATGTGGACATGGTACTTGTCAAAATTGTGGCGATCAAATCGATGGTTGTCCCATATGCCGCAAAACTGTTGAAAAacgtatattattattttag
- the LOC111683761 gene encoding 28S ribosomal protein S31, mitochondrial, which produces MLYLRKTQELAIRHVAARLLAGGNRNYSKDYASSSDDEKETKKSKKVANEKPLAKEASSSANEESASAKLNRLLASMQTADSQLNLAKRNDVVSRPGEANKKKKLQQKQQVESKDIFAAAKKVASLLGDEKQQQQQTESELLTRLLGGKPSATTPTADEQKSAAGSNTEADISLSELIVGMKIDRRQTQKEPTSTRSEYVRRSMAAKGKQQQNKRHEYSKDRRPMQRKREAELYTGSVNLFGGEPLGIFTEASSLKESPDMLPTWSYLQEQALKVQVAHPPANYFDKLANWTEQGKIWRFPIDNEQDWLDEKDVDFSEHIFLEQHLEDWCPNRGPVRHFMELVCVGLSKNPYITAKEKKEHILWYRDYFESKKDILRELMSKEPKGEQKQLEA; this is translated from the exons ATGCTATATTTACGTAAAACCCAGGAGTTGGCCATTAG ACATGTAGCAGCACGTTTATTGGCCGGTGGAAATCGTAACTATAGCAAAGATTATGCTTCTTCATCTGACGAcgaaaaagaaaccaaaaagtCTAAAAAGGTTGCTAACGAGAAACCTTTAGCTAAGGAAGCCAGCAGTTCAGCCAATGAAGAATCAGCTTCGGCCAAGTTAAATCGGCTGTTGGCCTCCATGCAAACGGCAGACAGTCAACTGAATTTAGCCAAACGCAATGATGTGGTCTCCAGACCGGGTGAGgctaataaaaagaagaaattgcAACAAAAGCAACAAGTAGAATCAAAAGATATTTTTGCGGCAGCCAAAAAAGTAGCCTCCTTGTTGGGTGAtgaaaaacaacagcagcaacaaactgAATCGGAATTGTTGACCAGATTATTGGGTGGCAAACCCTCAGCAACTACACCGACAGCAGATGAACAAAAATCTGCTGCTGGCTCAAACACAGAAGCCGATATTAGCTTAAGTGAGTTGATTGTGGGTATGAAAATTGATCGTCGTCAAACCCAAAAAGAACCCACTAGCACACGCAGTGAATATGTTAGACGTAGTATGGCAGCCAAAGgcaaacaacagcaaaataaaagGCATGAATATTCCAAAGACAGACGTCCTATGCAACGCAAACGTGAAGCTGAACTTTATACCGGCAGTGTTAATTTGTTTGGTGGTGAACCCTTGGGCATCTTTACAGAAGCTTCTAGCTTAAAGGAATCCCCAGATATGTTACCCACTTGGTCTTATCTACAGGAGCAAGCTCTTAAGGTTCAAGTGGCTCATCCTCCAgcaaattattttgataaattagCTAACTGGACGGAACAGGGTAAAATCTGGCGTTTCCCCATCGACAACGAACAGGATTGGTTGGACGAAAAGGATGTAGATTTTTCGGAGCATATATTTTTGGAACAACATTTAGAAGATTGGTGTCCTAATCGTGGTCCTGTTAGACATTTTATGGAGCTAGTGTGTGTGGGTCTCTCTAAGAATCCCTATATTACAGCCAAGGAGAAAAAGGAACACATTTTGTGGTATAGAGATTATTTCGAATCGAAAAAAGATATTCTAAGAGAATTGATGTCTAAGGAGCCTAAGGGTGAGCAGAAGCAATTAGAGGCTTAA
- the LOC111683755 gene encoding uncharacterized protein LOC111683755: MPTSSKTRRDTKNKQQNKYKLEYMKESESTDSSYRNETKTTTTEKQKRHDRISQQTVSIQNLQFPEINAKSPGTFKVKCQRNDFKHPESSTTPAIERGYDFTSSTNSYFAQMVLTVPKNIRAKCTSSPSSDVEAIKHLSSDTLKSSKPTREQSTATSQQMIDSQHEGSEKPTNFHGAQWRRPCKESFVAGAPRKYIGTCSANYEQLSKMSKTRQKFFLTQDPRKVQCLVNPEVLRSKEYSKKKEFTTLTKMVKHAQNVCVATASESSEDFICEVIDLENPMQLDFQGLDYQNTYQKDEQDFQNHRNYRRVCRYMERRRVKAETKGTVEAQLHEEMINIPKRFNIRDRNEPVQPTPIETPLKLGKLYRSADKPRNQKLINLENERRRERYKDLYLRNKERQEQKRLAEEVRQKVENENLALTLADANLKKLVTNIDETIERCAGIELNVKKKLETERRSFPHTMQETKHFKRDLKYKNLIKRDKARITKEFFLERKDIVKRIPATELEISSETNEQCSVRDSNLTEQSTNDEDNLEVGKEGSKFKLRGFHYKMDNKLRGKLTQHEKLQGTRKEKTCITREQWLKELAPKKQQIKLDVEMGIQKLRTPDDAQLVLFPPPFGFKAPQAKGSTIRDYILKPLGRHYERVRRKNLKFAKPRLRYNVKKFNLISYRFGDTSKRFSQLKDPLADVAILKLKSTNEFMAAKALREKRRQEQMKQKRLQLLGIPCRPLKKSRLQTKCENSSSSSDSDWVPAQEPLVDELEKEDLRPLEREIKPLKLRGNMPAPKYREPTLRQHPRNPRDYNKLRVPSDIFDQIVLSTNLPYMQKLPEDEVELANVERQKRRPYTDLFEARHHHDHWKATQVKQVDVHYQPHLVQAEITKIKKKSDRVIMENFRMANPPCNQFVDMDLSWPQYNFEEMIKDQQKKSKKTKTKQSGIVISQDNCQQKDYKLQTRDHHELEDLDYPGRQEYLQLLKDAKELYKESQQMAETETKLYVNKTDLFTELEEDLKSIESCLTSLSSSVCTNLTNDSGSYLLMEGKEKIPLDYIRKSIVPFEELQRSRFQAVPIDVDKEQNNPFQVLPFAGQKKAQLELTTAKDSFFTFNTRLKNGLRLRLEVPIEDVREKLLGQGTNKHKGMVATDIEENYVEELKNRPAIQQIKFKSGQSFIKDALRLKFESLLIQGQMVRTKIYDRLNEQHWCDMQRVKELFEKLFAKWEKREYDAAMAVVYKVKNYYDETDRLKTQLKNLEREMVILNMDIVFIEGHWVRCIMLQNFHYLLGDQEWRVQNDWIHRLETEQEELENFEVSIAKRSTLNIRKREKDDAWAIKTFYEEEYLRNKHDNLIVFPNAISFLEGLEGLKNKTFVLLLEMHFTFNLHTELQYKLETFVDWCAQDLQDKEQFVSRKCAKLYFMSDRAKWLSQRTLRFLQQPIEECFNDVAFQRDRAIIAEAWRRIVPASLRGTSGQQLYTIEMVAMMSEVVMELIAKFETIPMDLARQSENKLRSKRAYLRKLSHQAYHIERRIDMEMKKVVKNLEPPYQKPKRQPSKLPRYYIKKRAKPVKIEEKKISERAKFFFRAFHEDGLTVDASEFRDSITQMDTTQEQIVPFYFDHFLKLNGYTPNYNFKTQIELRDGAEIDRLQVKSVIPEIQERMEQWEAMKKRIMEENIAQNPKMYINVMT, from the exons ATGCCAACGTCTTCGAAAACACGTCGTGACacgaaaaacaaacaacaaaataaatataaactggAATATATGAAAGAATCAGAATCCACAGATTCATCGTATAGAAACGAAACAAAAACGACAACTACTGAAAAGCAAAAACGTCATGATCGAATTTCGCAACAGACTGtatccatacaaaatttacaatttccCGAAATAAACGCCAAATCGCCCGGaacttttaaagtaaaatgtcaaagaaatgATTTCAAACATCCTGAATCCAGTACAACCCCAGCCATAGAACGTGGCTATGATTTTACCAGTTCAACAAATTCATATTTTGCCCAAATGGTATTAACGGTACCGAAAAACATTCGAGCCAAATGTACATCATCCCCCTCCTCAGATGTAGAAGCCATCAAACATCTCTCTTCAGATACATTAAAAAGCTCAAAACCAACCAGAGAACAATCAACAGCCACATCACAGCAAATGATCGATAGTCAACATGAAGGCTCTGAGAAACCTACGAATTTCCATGGAGCCCAATGGCGTAGACCCTGTAAAGAGAGTTTTGTAGCGGGAGCACCACGCAAATACATTGGAACTTGTAGCGCCAATTATGAACAACTATCGAAAATGTCTAAGACAAGACAAAAATTCTTTCTAACACAAGATCCACGTAAAGTACAATGTCTAGTAAATCCGGAAGTTTTGCGCAGCAAAGAATATTCCAAGAAAAAAGAATTTACGACTTTAACGAAAATGGTTAAACATGCACAAAATGTTTGCGTTGCTACGGCTTCTGAATCTTCAGAGGATTTCATTTGTGAAGTAATCGATTTGGAGAATCCAATGCAATTGGATTTTCAGGGTCTAGACTATCAGAATACGTATCAGAAAGATGAACAGGATTTTCAAAATCATCGTAACTATCGTCGAGTATGCCGCTATATGGAGAGAAGGAGAGTAAAGGCTGAAACGAAAGGCACCGTTGAGGCGCAATTACATGAAGAAATGATAAAT aTACCCAAACGTTTCAATATACGAGATCGTAATGAACCCGTACAACCCACTCCAATTGAAACTCCTTTAAAGCTGGGTAAACTTTATCGTTCAGCCGACAAACCCCGTAATCAAAAACTAATAAACTTGGAAAATGAACGGCGTCGAGAACGTTACAAAGATCTCTATCTGCGCAACAAGGAAAGACAAGAGCAGAAAAGACTTGCTGAAGAAGTACGCCAGAAGGTGGAGAACGAAAATCTAGCCTTGACTTTAGCCGATGCAAATCTCAAAAAACTTGTGACAAACATAGATGAAACCATAGAAAGATGTGCGGGAATAGAATTGAATGTAAAAAAGAAGCTAGAAACTGAAAGACGCAGCTTTCCACATACTATGCAAGAGACTAAACATTTTAAGAgagatttgaaatataaaaatcttataaaacgTGATAAAGCCCGAATCACAAAAGAGTTCTTTTTAGAACGTAAAGACATAGTTAAGAGGATACCAGCCACAGAGTTGGAAATCAGCTCGGAGACTAATGAACAATGTAGTGTTAGAGATTCTAACTTAACCGAGCAGTCCACAAATGATGAAGATAATCTGGAGGTGGGTAAAGAGGGAAGCAAATTTAAACTTCGaggttttcattataaaatggaCAACAAATTAAGAGGCAAACTGACACAACACGAGAAGCTGCAGGGAACTCGTAAGGAAAAGACTTGCATAACACGTGAACAATGGCTTAAAGAATTGGCTCCCAAAAAGCAGCAAATCAAACTGGATGTAGAGATGGGCATACAAAAGTTACGCACACCAGATGATGCACAATTAGTCCTTTTTCCACCACCATTTGGTTTTAAAGCACCCCAAGCGAAAGGCTCTACCATAAGAGACTATATTCTAAAACCTTTGGGACGGCATTATGAACGTGTTAGacgtaaaaatttgaaatttgccaAACCACGCTTACGCTATAATgtcaaaaagtttaatttaatcaGTTATCGTTTTGGTGATACTTCGAAAAGATTTTCTCAGCTTAAGGATCCTTTGGCCGATGTAgctattttaaaacttaagagCACTAATGAGTTTATGGCCGCCAAAGCTCTAAGGGAGAAGCGTAGACAAGAACAGATGAAACAGAAAAGACTACAACTTTTGGGTATACCCTGTAGACCGTTGAAAAAGTCGCGTTTACAAACAAAATGTGAAAATTCTTCTAGTAGTTCCGACAGTGACTGGGTGCCTGCTCAAGAACCTTTAGTAGATGAATTAGAGAAAGAAGATTTACGTCCTCTGGAAAGGGAAATAAAACCCTTAAAGCTACGTGGCAATATGCCAGCACCTAAATATCGTGAACCTACTTTACGTCAACATCCCAGAAATCCCCGAGATTATAACAAACTAAGAGTGCCATCCGATATATTTGATCAAATAGTTTTGAGCACTAACTTGCCCTATATGCAAAAATTGCCTGAGGATGAGGTGGAGTTAGCTAATGTCGAGCGACAAAAACGACGGCCCTACACTGATCTATTCGAAGCAAGACATCATCATGATCATTGGAAAGCCACCCAGGTCAAACAAGTAGATGTACACTACCAACCACATTTGGTTCAAGcggaaataacaaaaattaaaaagaaatctgATCGTGTGATAATGGAAAACTTTCGTATGGCTAATCCTCCCTGTAATCAATTTGTTGACATGGATCTAAGTTGGCCGCAGTATAATTTCGAAGAAATGATCAAGGATCAgcaaaagaaaagcaaaaaaactaaaacaaaacaatcgGGTATAGTAATATCTCAAGATAACTGTCAGCAAAAGGACTACAAGTTACAAACTAGAGATCACCATGAACTTGAAGATCTTGATTATCCAGGACGCCAAGAATACTTGCAGTTACTGAAAGATGCCAAAGAATTATATAAAGAAAGTCAGCAAATGGCTGAAACAGAAACAAAACTTTATGTTAATAAAACGGATTTATTCACAGAATTGGAGGAAGATTTAAAAAGCATAGAAAGTTGCTTGACATCCTTGAGTAGTTCTGTGTGCACAAATCTTACCAATGACAGTGGCAGTTATTTGCTAATGGAGGGCAAAGAAAAGATACCTTTGGACTATATACGCAAATCCATAGTACCCTTTGAGGAATTGCAAAGATCACGCTTTCAAGCCGTACCCATAGATGTGGATAAAGAGCAAAACAATCCTTTCCAAGTGTTACCTTTTGCCGGGCAAAAGAAGGCTCAATTAGAATTGACCACAGCCAAAgatagtttttttacttttaatacacGTCTTAAGAATGGTTTACGTCTGCGTTTGGAGGTCCCCATAGAAGATGTTAGAGAAAAGCTTTTAGGTCAAGGCACCAACAAACACAAAGGTATGGTGGCCACCGATATCGAGGAAAACTATGTGGAAGAGTTAAAGAATAGACCGGCAATTCagcaaattaaattcaaaagtgGACAATCCTTTATCAAAGATGCTCTACGTTTGAAATTTGAATCCCTACTAATACAGGGACAAATGGTACGCACTAAAATCTATGATCGCCTAAACGAACAACATTGGTGCGATATGCAAAGGGTTAAGGAATTGTTTGAGAAACTTTTTGCCAAATGGGAGAAACGGGAATATGATGCTGCCATGGCAGTGGTttataaagtgaaaaattaCTATGATGAGACGGATCGtttgaaaacacaattaaaaaacCTAGAACGTGAAATGGTTATACTCAATATGGACATTGTGTTCATAGAGGGTCATTGGGTGCGTTGTATTATGCtgcaaaattttcattatttgctAGGCGATCAAGAGTGGCGTGTGCAGAACGATTGGATACATCGTCTCGAAACAGAGCAAGAAGAATTGGAAAACTTTGAAGTTTCCATAGCCAAACGTTCTACGTTGAATATACGCAAACGTGAAAAGGATGATGCCTGGGCTATAAAAACCTTTTATGAAGAAGAGTATTTACGCAATAAACATGATAATCTAATAGTATTTCCCAATGCCATAAGTTTCCTAGAGGGTTTGGAgggtttaaaaaacaaaacttttgttttactaCTCGAAATGCATTTCACCTTTAATCTACACACCGAATTGCAATACAAATTGGAAACTTTTGTGGATTGGTGTGCGCAGGATTTGCAAGACAAAGAGCAATTTGTTAGCCGCAAATGTGctaaactatattttatgagTGATCGCGCCAAATGGCTAAGTCAACGTACTTTACGTTTTCTGCAACAACCTATCGAGGAATGCTTTAATGATGTAGCATTTCAAAGAGATCGTGCTATTATAGCAGAAGCTTGGCGGCGTATAGTGCCCGCCAGTTTAAGGGGAACTAGTGGTCAACAATTGTATACCATTGAAATGGTGGCCATGATGTCGGAGGTGGTAATGGAGCTTATAG CTAAATTCGAGACCATACCTATGGATTTGGCCCGACAGAGTGAAAACAAACTACGCTCTAAACGAGCTTACTTGCGCAAACTATCCCATCAGGCTTATCACATAGAGCGGCGTATTGATATGGAAATGAAAAAAGTGGTTAAGAATCTTGAACCTCCATATCAAAAGCCCAAACGTCAGCCCAGTAAACTACCCcgttattatattaaaaaacgaGCAAAACCTGTAAAAAtcgaagaaaagaaaatatccGAACGTGCCAAATTCTTTTTTCGTGCCTTTCACGAAGATGGTCTCACTGTGGATGCCAGCGAGTTTAGGGATAGTATTACACAAATGGACACAACTCAAGAACAAATTGTACCATTTTATTTTGATCATTTTCTAAAACTGAATGGTTACACaccaaattataattttaaaacacaaattgAACTGAGAGATGGCGCTGAAATTGATCGGCTACAAGTTAAATCGGTTATACCCGAAATACAAGAACGCATGGAACAGTGGGAGGCAATGAAGAAAAGAATTATGGAAGAAAATATTGCCCAAAAtccaaaaatgtatattaatgtaATGACTTGA